A genomic region of Rhipicephalus sanguineus isolate Rsan-2018 chromosome 1, BIME_Rsan_1.4, whole genome shotgun sequence contains the following coding sequences:
- the LOC119379089 gene encoding zinc finger protein 69 homolog, whose product MQSPPAMDYINSLVMGAQHRDGGLALPSLLLVPSLGELVSQFKQDVHYVLAADDVRRSSREEDEALEGRRDAKTDPQQLLVAGDAVKVSGLDFLGAQEDSGVQFIKVEAYEDHSLNLDGFTSESPLLHENSKDVALSTINQDPSMLLEDLTKHSTAFEEAADMTDLFVTPLGEQNASNSLVAQPDGKENKKLKARRPASPPAKEDKCCSAPDEPEPARDKPEPAPQAVLEGKLKITASNQLAHSLNLDVLPVDSVILGNFLLVPDAMSPVKFQILHEDGTTIKEVSINAICKLEGTNPINKDNSGAGESPGSLKKTPESPPKNSRPFQCEMCSATFNRLGNYTRHQKIHTVRTKSSQEDERFHCKECGKSFIQRCDLTRHLHVHTGTEPHRCSLCGKGYIRHSDLVTHQRFHNKEKPFGCPHCSKGFSQRGDLNRHLRSIHLQVKPLMCGHCHKKFAKEATLIRHMRTSHREMLLQSVLKA is encoded by the exons ATGCAGAGCCCTCCAGCCATGGACTACATCAACAGCCTGGTGATGGGCGCACAGCACCGCGACGGGGGCCTGGCGCTGCCCTCGCTGCTGCTCGTGCCCAGCCTGGGCGAGCTGGTGAGCCAGTTCAAGCAAGACGTGCACTACGTGCTGGCGGCCGACGACGTCCGGCGGTCCTCCAGGGAGGAGGACGAGGCGCTTGAGGGCCGCCGCGACGCCAAGACCGACCCGCAGCAGCTTCTGGTCGCTGGCGACGCCGTCAAGGTGTCCGGCCTGGACTTCCTCGGCGCCCAGGAGGACAGCG GGGTGCAGTTCATCAAGGTGGAGGCGTACGAAGACCACAGCCTCAACCTGGACGGGTTCACCAGCGAGTCGCCATTGCTGCACGAGAACAGCAAGGACGTGGCCCTGAGCACCATCAACCAGGACCCGTCGATGCTGCTGGAAGACCTCACCAAGCACAGCACGGCCTTCGAAGAGGCCGCCGACATGACCGACCTTTTCGTGACACCGCTGGGCGAGCAGAACGCGTCCAACAGCTTGGTTGCGCAGCCGGACGGCAAGGAGAACAAAAAGCTGAAAGCCAGGCGGCCTGCGTCGCCGCCGGCCAAGGAGGACAAGTGCTGCTCGGCACCAGACGAGCCGGAGCCCGCCCGCGACAAGCCCGAGCCTGCACCGCAGGCCGTGCTTGAAGGCAAGCTGAAGATCACCGCCAGCAACCAGTTGGCCCACAGTCTCAACCTGGATGTGCTGCCAGTGGACTCGGTGATCCTTGGGAACTTTCTTTTGGTGCCTGACGCGATGTCACCGGTCAAGTTTCAG ATTTTGCACGAAGACGGAACCACCATCAAGGAAGTGAGCATCAATGCCATCTGCAAGCTGGAAGGTACTAACCCCATCAACAAAGACAATTCAGGTGCCGGCGAAAGCCCAGGATCCCTAAAGAAAACCCCGGAGAGCCCACCGAAAAACTCGAGGCCCTTCCAGTGCGAAATGTGCAGCGCTACCTTCAATCGCTTGGGAAACTACACACGCCACCAGAAGATCCACACGGTGCGCACAAAG TCTTCGCAGGAGGACGAGCGGTTCCACTGCAAGGAGTGCGGAAAGAGCTTCATTCAACGCTGCGACCTGACTCGACACCTCCACGTGCACACGGGGACGGAACCACATCGGTGCTCGCTCTGCGGCAAGGGCTACATCCGACACAGTGACCTGGTCACCCACCAGCGATTCCACAACAAGGAGAAGCCCTTCGGCTGTCCTCACTGCTCCAAGGGTTTCTCCCAAAGAG GGGACCTCAACCGGCACCTGCGCTCCATTCACCTGCAAGTGAAGCCTCTCATGTGCGGCCACTGCCACAAGAAATTCGCCAAGGAGGCCACCCTGATCCGGCACATGCGCACTTCTCACAGGGAAATGCTGCTGCAGTCCGTTCTCAAGGCGTAG